In Desulfitobacterium chlororespirans DSM 11544, one DNA window encodes the following:
- a CDS encoding DegV family protein: MIKILADSTCDLSQEVLEKYKIDIAPLTICIKDKDYRDRIDITPDEFYGFIEDLDAPPTTSMPSPAEYLKIFKRAIEEGHRSILCICMSSGTSGSYQSAVIARDYFFEEYPEMTDRIHVVDSKCMSHGSGWLILKSARMREKGAAFAELVEFNEAHKTSVKHYLSVDDLDHLIRSGRLSNASAFVGKLLKLKPIMTMKKGKGSIVAKERGRKKVLEHYVSEFSRRVDDGLTDFIIIGYTSDMTYAENLKHKIEKDTAYKGDIYIMQMGVAVGTHVGLGALSMFFMEKGHMKDNLLINEVHGLTALKNQLLRN; this comes from the coding sequence TGTATTAAAGATAAGGATTATCGGGATCGCATCGATATTACACCCGATGAATTCTATGGCTTTATTGAGGATCTGGACGCTCCCCCTACTACATCAATGCCGAGTCCCGCAGAGTATCTGAAGATTTTTAAGCGAGCTATTGAAGAAGGTCATCGTTCTATTCTCTGTATTTGTATGTCCAGTGGTACCAGCGGCTCTTATCAGTCGGCAGTTATAGCACGGGACTATTTTTTTGAGGAATATCCGGAGATGACGGATCGGATTCATGTCGTGGATTCTAAATGCATGAGCCATGGCAGTGGCTGGTTAATTTTAAAAAGTGCCAGAATGAGAGAGAAGGGGGCCGCCTTTGCCGAGCTTGTGGAGTTTAATGAGGCCCATAAGACCAGTGTGAAGCATTACCTTTCGGTTGATGATTTGGATCATCTGATTCGCAGCGGCAGGTTGAGCAATGCCAGTGCTTTTGTGGGCAAATTGTTGAAGTTGAAGCCGATTATGACCATGAAAAAAGGCAAAGGCTCCATTGTAGCCAAAGAGAGAGGACGGAAGAAAGTCCTTGAGCACTATGTTTCCGAGTTTTCCCGGCGGGTTGACGATGGGCTGACCGATTTTATTATTATCGGCTATACCTCTGATATGACTTATGCAGAAAATTTAAAGCATAAAATTGAAAAAGATACCGCTTACAAGGGCGATATCTATATCATGCAAATGGGAGTAGCGGTAGGGACCCATGTTGGTCTTGGGGCTTTATCCATGTTCTTCATGGAAAAAGGCCACATGAAAGACAATCTCCTTATTAATGAAGTCCACGGATTGACTGCTTTGAAGAATCAACTTTTAAGGAATTAA
- a CDS encoding nucleotidyltransferase family protein — protein sequence MPVDISRYVLGHKERVKKEDQNREKFLDEAMDKAKQIAEELPRVFPDVEVYLFGSLTTEFYELTSDIDLAIKGLREEDYFKALKIAEKIAAPISVDLVQVEYAQETLQKNIEREGVKL from the coding sequence ATGCCCGTGGATATTTCGCGCTATGTGCTTGGACATAAAGAAAGAGTTAAGAAAGAAGACCAAAATCGGGAGAAGTTTCTTGATGAGGCTATGGATAAGGCTAAGCAAATCGCTGAGGAATTACCCAGAGTCTTTCCTGATGTAGAAGTTTATCTTTTTGGTTCGTTGACGACGGAGTTCTATGAATTGACTTCAGACATTGATCTTGCTATTAAAGGGCTCCGGGAAGAGGATTACTTCAAAGCACTCAAGATAGCTGAGAAAATTGCGGCACCTATTTCAGTCGATCTTGTGCAAGTGGAATATGCACAGGAAACCTTGCAAAAGAATATTGAACGAGAGGGTGTGAAATTATGA
- the rarD gene encoding EamA family transporter RarD yields MEEKSSKTGVLSALAAYTAWGLLPIYWKALQGVPAREILAHRIIWSFVFVVLLIVYKKQWGNIRSVLQDRSKALGLLLSALLVTSNWYIYIWAVNSNKVVEASLGYYFNPLIVVLMGIMVLGERIDRWQIASIVLACLGVLILALEYGKIPWISLGLATTFALYGLAKRLVAVDSLLGLTLETAVVTPIAIIYLWTTGANGGGTISHLGTSTLLLLMGAGIVTAIPLLWFAHAAKNVPFTTIGFIQYLSPTLSLLLGVFVYHEEFTSTHALSFGFIWLALAVYSISRIFVFRKANLGAAHSLQGK; encoded by the coding sequence ATGGAAGAGAAATCGTCAAAAACCGGAGTGTTGTCTGCCTTGGCTGCTTACACAGCCTGGGGACTGCTCCCTATCTATTGGAAAGCTTTACAAGGTGTGCCGGCACGGGAAATTTTAGCTCATCGGATTATATGGTCCTTTGTTTTTGTCGTTTTGTTAATTGTATATAAAAAGCAATGGGGTAATATCAGAAGTGTCCTCCAGGATCGCTCAAAAGCGTTGGGACTGCTGCTAAGCGCCTTGTTAGTCACATCCAATTGGTACATCTATATTTGGGCAGTAAACAGCAATAAAGTTGTGGAAGCAAGCCTTGGTTATTATTTTAATCCCCTGATCGTTGTTTTGATGGGAATTATGGTATTGGGGGAACGGATCGATCGCTGGCAGATTGCCTCCATCGTGTTGGCATGCCTTGGGGTACTTATCCTTGCTTTGGAGTATGGAAAAATTCCCTGGATTTCCCTGGGTCTTGCGACAACATTTGCTTTATATGGTTTGGCGAAACGGTTAGTGGCTGTGGACTCCTTACTCGGCTTGACTTTAGAAACCGCCGTGGTTACACCCATTGCCATAATTTATCTTTGGACCACAGGGGCAAACGGTGGAGGAACAATCAGTCATTTGGGTACTTCAACCCTTCTGTTGCTCATGGGAGCGGGAATCGTGACCGCCATACCTTTGTTATGGTTCGCCCATGCCGCCAAGAATGTGCCCTTTACAACGATAGGCTTTATTCAATATCTATCACCTACGTTAAGCCTATTGCTTGGCGTGTTCGTCTATCATGAGGAATTTACATCGACTCATGCCTTGAGTTTCGGCTTTATTTGGTTGGCTTTAGCTGTATATTCGATTTCCAGAATATTTGTTTTCCGAAAGGCTAACCTGGGTGCGGCTCATTCGTTACAAGGAAAATAA
- a CDS encoding methionine synthase — protein sequence MFDSSSWQPRFLATGVGSLPYAQAETALSQIWKTLPQAPHWPQLPQLGAESSFVGQYLKILIETGCIGGFEQPRFQVDAPDWTERMARFYEYYLHAEAGDPNALAEFGFTPEGGLGFNEFCAILDQQGTQEALLLKGQLSGPVTLGMQITDPNRKAAYYDDFQRDILVKSLRCHARWQTKRLAQYGLPVLMSIDDPGLYAYGASTHLTLDRTILIENINEVAEGILAEGGIPGAHVCAGMDWTLLFDSRIRVVNFDAYEYMTSMAVLAEPLDQFLQNGGILSWGIVPTSAKAWGESAASLRERLETNIKELTKRGVNEDRLRSQSMLTPSCGTGTLDMELAERIYALLQELSASYAD from the coding sequence ATGTTCGATTCATCCTCTTGGCAGCCCCGCTTCCTCGCCACAGGCGTAGGCAGCCTCCCCTATGCTCAAGCTGAAACAGCTTTAAGCCAGATATGGAAAACCCTCCCCCAAGCACCTCATTGGCCCCAGCTCCCCCAACTGGGCGCAGAAAGCTCCTTTGTGGGACAGTATCTAAAAATCCTGATTGAAACAGGCTGTATTGGCGGATTTGAACAGCCCCGTTTCCAAGTGGACGCCCCGGATTGGACGGAGCGGATGGCTCGTTTTTACGAGTATTATCTGCATGCTGAAGCAGGCGATCCCAATGCCTTGGCTGAATTCGGCTTCACTCCGGAGGGGGGATTGGGGTTCAACGAGTTTTGCGCGATACTTGATCAGCAAGGCACTCAGGAAGCCCTGCTCTTGAAGGGGCAGTTAAGCGGCCCGGTAACCCTGGGAATGCAAATTACGGACCCCAACCGCAAAGCTGCCTATTATGACGACTTCCAACGGGATATCCTGGTTAAATCCCTGCGCTGTCACGCCCGCTGGCAGACGAAGCGCCTGGCTCAGTACGGGCTGCCCGTCCTGATGTCCATCGATGACCCCGGCCTGTATGCTTATGGCGCCTCAACCCACCTGACATTAGATCGAACTATTTTAATCGAGAATATTAATGAAGTGGCCGAAGGAATTCTCGCCGAAGGCGGGATACCCGGGGCTCACGTCTGTGCAGGAATGGATTGGACTCTCCTCTTCGACTCCAGGATCAGGGTCGTCAACTTTGACGCCTATGAATATATGACAAGCATGGCCGTCCTTGCCGAACCTCTCGATCAATTTCTCCAGAATGGGGGCATTCTCTCCTGGGGCATCGTTCCCACGTCAGCCAAAGCCTGGGGAGAATCAGCGGCGAGCCTCCGTGAGCGTCTGGAAACGAACATTAAAGAACTCACCAAAAGAGGAGTCAACGAAGACCGGCTGCGGTCACAAAGCATGCTTACCCCAAGCTGCGGCACCGGTACCTTGGACATGGAGCTGGCGGAAAGAATCTATGCTCTCCTCCAGGAGCTAAGTGCATCCTATGCCGATTAA